A single Loxodonta africana isolate mLoxAfr1 chromosome 12, mLoxAfr1.hap2, whole genome shotgun sequence DNA region contains:
- the CCP110 gene encoding centriolar coiled-coil protein of 110 kDa isoform X1 has product MEEYEKFCEKSLARIQEASPPGESFLPVQSESISLIRFHGVAVLSPLLNIERRKEMQQEKQKALDVEARKQVNRKKALLTRVQEILENVQVRKAPNASDFDHWETETIYSNSEVTNLNVPATFPNSLPSPTERSTSAKLEKMTGVLPLDNEDQFRSNGIDLASDSEEFSSLRQCDGSGNNHAENEASPKTSSATPQETLVSYSRFPKNEEHDPSLLEEVTPDPYIMSLQNLMKKSKEYIEKEQAKRTLRSSAKSSFNESLSDKENDAVKVTECVKEKPQLIGKFCGSVIPDKPSLNKSNVLLQGASPQASGLNTSVLGSFSKVDIPMRTGHPAVLDSDFKAVPTPVPENNAIKSLTGSYAKLPSPEPSMSPKMHRRRSRPSSACHILINNPINACELSPKGKEQAVDLIVQDTDEKTNIPETVPKLPIDLAGRCSSKVYDCRNTPETIEEMALGKSNQVCQSSGDQLENKIIHGLAPVEGQVISDGRGPHKMNSACTVVPRSHEPYGSSQCIASQNFGTMSGLKSANVLEKNCSLQMELNKSYDVKNPSPLLMQNQNNRQQMDTPTVSCGNDQFLENSFEKVKRRLDLDIDSLQNENYPYVITTGIAEQERQPLLEKRYPKGSVCINKNKMLENNSKEGEEILKSKILAFEEMRKRLEEQHAQQLSLLIAEQEREQERLQKEIEEQEKMLKEKKVITVEPSELVSSNAAELEWRKISDSGLLETVLSQMDSLHTPNNSGFTNSTLQHSFGSANESPFYLWGSSTSGLTKISVIRPFGRAKTRWSQVFSPEIQTKFNKISAVAKGFLTRRLMQTEKLKQLRQTVKDTMEFIRSFQSEAPLKRGIVSAQDASLQERVLAQLRAALYGIHDIFFVMDAAERMSILHHDREVRKEKMLRQMDKMKSPRVALSAATQKSLDRKKYMKAAEMGMPNKKILVKQNPSEARVLQPNQGQNAPVHRLLNRQGTPKTSVKGVVQNRQKSSQSRVPNRAPVSGVYAGKIQRKRPNVATI; this is encoded by the exons gtTAGAAAAGCACCTAATGCCAGTGATTTTGATCACTGGGAGACTGAAACCATTTATTCTAATTCAGAAGTCACAAACTTGAATGTCCCTGCTACATTTCCAAATAGCTTGCCAAGCCCTACTGAACGGTCTACTTCAGCAAAGCTTGAAAAAATGACTGGAGTTTTGCCTTTGGATAATGAGGACCAGTTTAGATCTAATGGAATAGACTTAGCTAGTGACTCAGAAGAATTTAGCTCTCTGAGGCAATGTGATGGTTCAGGTAATAATCATGCAGAAAATGAAGCTTCTCCAAAGACCTCTTCAGCAACCCCACAAGAGACTCTGGTTTCTTATAGTCGATTCCCGAAAAATGAAGAACACGATCCATCACTTTTGGAAGAAGTCACTCCAGATCCCTACATAATGAGTCTTCAAAACCTAATGAAAAAGTCAAAGgaatatatagaaaaagaacaagcTAAACGCACTCTGAGAAGCAGTGCAAAGAGCAGTTTTAATGAGAGTCTTTCAGACAAAGAAAATGATGCTGTTAAAGTGACTGAATGTGTAAAGGAGAAACCCCAGTTGATAGGCAAATTCTGCGGCTCAGTTATTCCTGACAAGCCAAGCCTTAATAAATCAAATGTTCTCCTCCAAGGTGCTTCCCCTCAAGCAAGTGGCCTGAACACATCCGTTTTAGGTAGCTTTTCTAAAGTGGACATACCTATGCGAACTGGCCATCCTGCTGTTTTAGATTCTGATTTTAAAGCCGTTCCCACTCCTGTTCCTGAAAATAATGCTATCAAAAGTCTTACTGGTTCATATGCCAAATTACCTAGTCCAGAGCCAAGTATGAGTCCTAAAATGCATCGAAGACGTTCAAGGCCATCATCAGCATGTCATATACTTATAAATAACCCAATAAATGCCTGTGAATTAAGCCCTAAAGGAAAAGAACAGGCAGTGGACTTAATTGTTCAAGATACTGATGAAAAAACAAATATACCTGAAACTGTGCCAAAGTTACCAATTGATTTAGCAGGACGTTGTTCAAGCAAGGTTTATGACTGTAGAAATACACCTGAAACTATAGAAGAAATGGCTTTAGGTAAATCAAATCAGGTATGTCAGTCTTCAGGAGATcagttagaaaataaaattattcacGGACTTGCTCCTGTGGAAGGTCAGGTAATATCTGATGGGAGAGGACCACACAAAATGAACAGTGCTTGTACCGTAGTGCCAAGATCTCATGAACCATATGGCAGCAGTCAATGTATAGCAAGTCAAAACTTTGGGACCATGAGTGGTCTTAAGTCAGCCAATGTGCTAGAGAAAAACTGCAGTTTACAGATGGAACTGAATAAGTCTTACGATGTAAAGAACCCATCTCCTTTACTGATGCAAAACCAGAATAATAGACAACAGATGGACACACCTACTGTGTCCTGTGGAAATGACCagtttttggaaaacagttttgaGAAAGTTAAACGGAGACTTGATTTAGATATTGATAGTTTGCAAAATGAAAACTATCCTTATGTCATAACAACTGGAATAGCTGAACAAGAAAGGCAGCCTTTGTTGGAAAAAAGATACCCTAAGGGGTCTGTCTGCATTAACAAGAATAAAATgttagaaaataattcaaaag AAGGTGAGGAGATATTAAAAAGCAAGATTTTAGCTTTTGAAGAAATGCGGAAGAGACTAGAAGAACAGCATGCCCAGCAGTTGTCACTACTCATAGCTGAGCAGGAAAGGGAACAGGAAAGATTGCAAAAG GAAATAGAAGAACAGGAGAaaatgctgaaagagaagaaggtGATTACAGTGGAGCCCTCTGAATTGGTCAGTAGCAATGCGGCGGAGttagaatggagaaaaataagtGATTCTGGCTTGCTAGAAACAGTGCTGTCGCAAATGGATTCACTACATACTCCAAATAATTCTG GTTTTACGAATTCTACCCTACAACATAGCTTTGGTTCTGCAAATGAATCACCATTCTACCTCTGGGGATCATCGACTAGTGGCTTAACCAAAATCTCAGTAATAAGACCTTTTGGAAGGGCCAAAACTAGATGGTCTCAG GTTTTCAGTCCAGAAATCCAAACAAAATTCAACAAAATAAGTGCTGTGGCAAAAGGGTTTCTTACTCGTAGGCTTATGCAGACAGAGAAGCTGAAGCAACTTCGACAGACTGTGAAA gATACTATGGAATTTATAAGAAGCTTTCAGTCAGAAGCACCGTTGAAGAGAGGAATTGTTTCAGCACAAGATGCCTCTCTTCAGGAAAGAGTGTTAGCTCAG TTACGAGCTGCCCTATATGGTATTCATGACATATTCTTTGTAATGGATGCAGCTGAAAGAATGTCTATTCTACATCATGATCGAGAAGTTcgaaaagaaaaaatgctcaggCAAATG gatAAAATGAAAAGCCCACGAGTGGCTCTTTCAGCTGCCACACAGAAGTCTCTTGACAGGAAGAAGTACATGAA AGCTGCTGAAATGGGAATGCCAAATAAGAAAATTCTCGTTAAGCAAAATCCTTCTGAAGCAAG AGTCCTTCAGCCAAACCAAGGACAGAATGCACCTGTTCATAGGCTACTTAATAGACAAGG AACCCCTAAGACATCAGTGAAGGGGGTTGTGCAAAATAGACAGAAGTCTTCACAGAGCAGAGTGCCTAACAGAGCGCCTGTTTCAG gAGTATATGCAGGAAAAATCCAAAGAAAGCGGCCAAATGTTGCGACAATTTAA
- the CCP110 gene encoding centriolar coiled-coil protein of 110 kDa isoform X2 — protein MEEYEKFCEKSLARIQEASPPGESFLPVQSESISLIRFHGVAVLSPLLNIERRKEMQQEKQKALDVEARKQVNRKKALLTRVQEILENVQVRKAPNASDFDHWETETIYSNSEVTNLNVPATFPNSLPSPTERSTSAKLEKMTGVLPLDNEDQFRSNGIDLASDSEEFSSLRQCDGSGNNHAENEASPKTSSATPQETLVSYSRFPKNEEHDPSLLEEVTPDPYIMSLQNLMKKSKEYIEKEQAKRTLRSSAKSSFNESLSDKENDAVKVTECVKEKPQLIGKFCGSVIPDKPSLNKSNVLLQGASPQASGLNTSVLGSFSKVDIPMRTGHPAVLDSDFKAVPTPVPENNAIKSLTGSYAKLPSPEPSMSPKMHRRRSRPSSACHILINNPINACELSPKGKEQAVDLIVQDTDEKTNIPETVPKLPIDLAGRCSSKVYDCRNTPETIEEMALGKSNQVCQSSGDQLENKIIHGLAPVEGQVISDGRGPHKMNSACTVVPRSHEPYGSSQCIASQNFGTMSGLKSANVLEKNCSLQMELNKSYDVKNPSPLLMQNQNNRQQMDTPTVSCGNDQFLENSFEKVKRRLDLDIDSLQNENYPYVITTGIAEQERQPLLEKRYPKGSVCINKNKMLENNSKGEEILKSKILAFEEMRKRLEEQHAQQLSLLIAEQEREQERLQKEIEEQEKMLKEKKVITVEPSELVSSNAAELEWRKISDSGLLETVLSQMDSLHTPNNSGFTNSTLQHSFGSANESPFYLWGSSTSGLTKISVIRPFGRAKTRWSQVFSPEIQTKFNKISAVAKGFLTRRLMQTEKLKQLRQTVKDTMEFIRSFQSEAPLKRGIVSAQDASLQERVLAQLRAALYGIHDIFFVMDAAERMSILHHDREVRKEKMLRQMDKMKSPRVALSAATQKSLDRKKYMKAAEMGMPNKKILVKQNPSEARVLQPNQGQNAPVHRLLNRQGTPKTSVKGVVQNRQKSSQSRVPNRAPVSGVYAGKIQRKRPNVATI, from the exons gtTAGAAAAGCACCTAATGCCAGTGATTTTGATCACTGGGAGACTGAAACCATTTATTCTAATTCAGAAGTCACAAACTTGAATGTCCCTGCTACATTTCCAAATAGCTTGCCAAGCCCTACTGAACGGTCTACTTCAGCAAAGCTTGAAAAAATGACTGGAGTTTTGCCTTTGGATAATGAGGACCAGTTTAGATCTAATGGAATAGACTTAGCTAGTGACTCAGAAGAATTTAGCTCTCTGAGGCAATGTGATGGTTCAGGTAATAATCATGCAGAAAATGAAGCTTCTCCAAAGACCTCTTCAGCAACCCCACAAGAGACTCTGGTTTCTTATAGTCGATTCCCGAAAAATGAAGAACACGATCCATCACTTTTGGAAGAAGTCACTCCAGATCCCTACATAATGAGTCTTCAAAACCTAATGAAAAAGTCAAAGgaatatatagaaaaagaacaagcTAAACGCACTCTGAGAAGCAGTGCAAAGAGCAGTTTTAATGAGAGTCTTTCAGACAAAGAAAATGATGCTGTTAAAGTGACTGAATGTGTAAAGGAGAAACCCCAGTTGATAGGCAAATTCTGCGGCTCAGTTATTCCTGACAAGCCAAGCCTTAATAAATCAAATGTTCTCCTCCAAGGTGCTTCCCCTCAAGCAAGTGGCCTGAACACATCCGTTTTAGGTAGCTTTTCTAAAGTGGACATACCTATGCGAACTGGCCATCCTGCTGTTTTAGATTCTGATTTTAAAGCCGTTCCCACTCCTGTTCCTGAAAATAATGCTATCAAAAGTCTTACTGGTTCATATGCCAAATTACCTAGTCCAGAGCCAAGTATGAGTCCTAAAATGCATCGAAGACGTTCAAGGCCATCATCAGCATGTCATATACTTATAAATAACCCAATAAATGCCTGTGAATTAAGCCCTAAAGGAAAAGAACAGGCAGTGGACTTAATTGTTCAAGATACTGATGAAAAAACAAATATACCTGAAACTGTGCCAAAGTTACCAATTGATTTAGCAGGACGTTGTTCAAGCAAGGTTTATGACTGTAGAAATACACCTGAAACTATAGAAGAAATGGCTTTAGGTAAATCAAATCAGGTATGTCAGTCTTCAGGAGATcagttagaaaataaaattattcacGGACTTGCTCCTGTGGAAGGTCAGGTAATATCTGATGGGAGAGGACCACACAAAATGAACAGTGCTTGTACCGTAGTGCCAAGATCTCATGAACCATATGGCAGCAGTCAATGTATAGCAAGTCAAAACTTTGGGACCATGAGTGGTCTTAAGTCAGCCAATGTGCTAGAGAAAAACTGCAGTTTACAGATGGAACTGAATAAGTCTTACGATGTAAAGAACCCATCTCCTTTACTGATGCAAAACCAGAATAATAGACAACAGATGGACACACCTACTGTGTCCTGTGGAAATGACCagtttttggaaaacagttttgaGAAAGTTAAACGGAGACTTGATTTAGATATTGATAGTTTGCAAAATGAAAACTATCCTTATGTCATAACAACTGGAATAGCTGAACAAGAAAGGCAGCCTTTGTTGGAAAAAAGATACCCTAAGGGGTCTGTCTGCATTAACAAGAATAAAATgttagaaaataattcaaaag GTGAGGAGATATTAAAAAGCAAGATTTTAGCTTTTGAAGAAATGCGGAAGAGACTAGAAGAACAGCATGCCCAGCAGTTGTCACTACTCATAGCTGAGCAGGAAAGGGAACAGGAAAGATTGCAAAAG GAAATAGAAGAACAGGAGAaaatgctgaaagagaagaaggtGATTACAGTGGAGCCCTCTGAATTGGTCAGTAGCAATGCGGCGGAGttagaatggagaaaaataagtGATTCTGGCTTGCTAGAAACAGTGCTGTCGCAAATGGATTCACTACATACTCCAAATAATTCTG GTTTTACGAATTCTACCCTACAACATAGCTTTGGTTCTGCAAATGAATCACCATTCTACCTCTGGGGATCATCGACTAGTGGCTTAACCAAAATCTCAGTAATAAGACCTTTTGGAAGGGCCAAAACTAGATGGTCTCAG GTTTTCAGTCCAGAAATCCAAACAAAATTCAACAAAATAAGTGCTGTGGCAAAAGGGTTTCTTACTCGTAGGCTTATGCAGACAGAGAAGCTGAAGCAACTTCGACAGACTGTGAAA gATACTATGGAATTTATAAGAAGCTTTCAGTCAGAAGCACCGTTGAAGAGAGGAATTGTTTCAGCACAAGATGCCTCTCTTCAGGAAAGAGTGTTAGCTCAG TTACGAGCTGCCCTATATGGTATTCATGACATATTCTTTGTAATGGATGCAGCTGAAAGAATGTCTATTCTACATCATGATCGAGAAGTTcgaaaagaaaaaatgctcaggCAAATG gatAAAATGAAAAGCCCACGAGTGGCTCTTTCAGCTGCCACACAGAAGTCTCTTGACAGGAAGAAGTACATGAA AGCTGCTGAAATGGGAATGCCAAATAAGAAAATTCTCGTTAAGCAAAATCCTTCTGAAGCAAG AGTCCTTCAGCCAAACCAAGGACAGAATGCACCTGTTCATAGGCTACTTAATAGACAAGG AACCCCTAAGACATCAGTGAAGGGGGTTGTGCAAAATAGACAGAAGTCTTCACAGAGCAGAGTGCCTAACAGAGCGCCTGTTTCAG gAGTATATGCAGGAAAAATCCAAAGAAAGCGGCCAAATGTTGCGACAATTTAA
- the CCP110 gene encoding centriolar coiled-coil protein of 110 kDa isoform X3: MEEYEKFCEKSLARIQEASPPGESFLPVQSESISLIRFHGVAVLSPLLNIERRKEMQQEKQKALDVEARKQVNRKKALLTRVQEILENVQVRKAPNASDFDHWETETIYSNSEVTNLNVPATFPNSLPSPTERSTSAKLEKMTGVLPLDNEDQFRSNGIDLASDSEEFSSLRQCDGSGNNHAENEASPKTSSATPQETLVSYSRFPKNEEHDPSLLEEVTPDPYIMSLQNLMKKSKEYIEKEQAKRTLRSSAKSSFNESLSDKENDAVKVTECVKEKPQLIGKFCGSVIPDKPSLNKSNVLLQGASPQASGLNTSVLGSFSKVDIPMRTGHPAVLDSDFKAVPTPVPENNAIKSLTGSYAKLPSPEPSMSPKMHRRRSRPSSACHILINNPINACELSPKGKEQAVDLIVQDTDEKTNIPETVPKLPIDLAGRCSSKVYDCRNTPETIEEMALGKSNQVCQSSGDQLENKIIHGLAPVEGQVISDGRGPHKMNSACTVVPRSHEPYGSSQCIASQNFGTMSGLKSANVLEKNCSLQMELNKSYDVKNPSPLLMQNQNNRQQMDTPTVSCGNDQFLENSFEKVKRRLDLDIDSLQNENYPYVITTGIAEQERQPLLEKRYPKGSVCINKNKMLENNSKEGEEILKSKILAFEEMRKRLEEQHAQQLSLLIAEQEREQERLQKEIEEQEKMLKEKKVITVEPSELVSSNAAELEWRKISDSGLLETVLSQMDSLHTPNNSGFTNSTLQHSFGSANESPFYLWGSSTSGLTKISVIRPFGRAKTRWSQVFSPEIQTKFNKISAVAKGFLTRRLMQTEKLKQLRQTVKDTMEFIRSFQSEAPLKRGIVSAQDASLQERVLAQLRAALYGIHDIFFVMDAAERMSILHHDREVRKEKMLRQMDKMKSPRVALSAATQKSLDRKKYMKAAEMGMPNKKILVKQNPSEARVLQPNQGQNAPVHRLLNRQGSICRKNPKKAAKCCDNLRRQHSLG, encoded by the exons gtTAGAAAAGCACCTAATGCCAGTGATTTTGATCACTGGGAGACTGAAACCATTTATTCTAATTCAGAAGTCACAAACTTGAATGTCCCTGCTACATTTCCAAATAGCTTGCCAAGCCCTACTGAACGGTCTACTTCAGCAAAGCTTGAAAAAATGACTGGAGTTTTGCCTTTGGATAATGAGGACCAGTTTAGATCTAATGGAATAGACTTAGCTAGTGACTCAGAAGAATTTAGCTCTCTGAGGCAATGTGATGGTTCAGGTAATAATCATGCAGAAAATGAAGCTTCTCCAAAGACCTCTTCAGCAACCCCACAAGAGACTCTGGTTTCTTATAGTCGATTCCCGAAAAATGAAGAACACGATCCATCACTTTTGGAAGAAGTCACTCCAGATCCCTACATAATGAGTCTTCAAAACCTAATGAAAAAGTCAAAGgaatatatagaaaaagaacaagcTAAACGCACTCTGAGAAGCAGTGCAAAGAGCAGTTTTAATGAGAGTCTTTCAGACAAAGAAAATGATGCTGTTAAAGTGACTGAATGTGTAAAGGAGAAACCCCAGTTGATAGGCAAATTCTGCGGCTCAGTTATTCCTGACAAGCCAAGCCTTAATAAATCAAATGTTCTCCTCCAAGGTGCTTCCCCTCAAGCAAGTGGCCTGAACACATCCGTTTTAGGTAGCTTTTCTAAAGTGGACATACCTATGCGAACTGGCCATCCTGCTGTTTTAGATTCTGATTTTAAAGCCGTTCCCACTCCTGTTCCTGAAAATAATGCTATCAAAAGTCTTACTGGTTCATATGCCAAATTACCTAGTCCAGAGCCAAGTATGAGTCCTAAAATGCATCGAAGACGTTCAAGGCCATCATCAGCATGTCATATACTTATAAATAACCCAATAAATGCCTGTGAATTAAGCCCTAAAGGAAAAGAACAGGCAGTGGACTTAATTGTTCAAGATACTGATGAAAAAACAAATATACCTGAAACTGTGCCAAAGTTACCAATTGATTTAGCAGGACGTTGTTCAAGCAAGGTTTATGACTGTAGAAATACACCTGAAACTATAGAAGAAATGGCTTTAGGTAAATCAAATCAGGTATGTCAGTCTTCAGGAGATcagttagaaaataaaattattcacGGACTTGCTCCTGTGGAAGGTCAGGTAATATCTGATGGGAGAGGACCACACAAAATGAACAGTGCTTGTACCGTAGTGCCAAGATCTCATGAACCATATGGCAGCAGTCAATGTATAGCAAGTCAAAACTTTGGGACCATGAGTGGTCTTAAGTCAGCCAATGTGCTAGAGAAAAACTGCAGTTTACAGATGGAACTGAATAAGTCTTACGATGTAAAGAACCCATCTCCTTTACTGATGCAAAACCAGAATAATAGACAACAGATGGACACACCTACTGTGTCCTGTGGAAATGACCagtttttggaaaacagttttgaGAAAGTTAAACGGAGACTTGATTTAGATATTGATAGTTTGCAAAATGAAAACTATCCTTATGTCATAACAACTGGAATAGCTGAACAAGAAAGGCAGCCTTTGTTGGAAAAAAGATACCCTAAGGGGTCTGTCTGCATTAACAAGAATAAAATgttagaaaataattcaaaag AAGGTGAGGAGATATTAAAAAGCAAGATTTTAGCTTTTGAAGAAATGCGGAAGAGACTAGAAGAACAGCATGCCCAGCAGTTGTCACTACTCATAGCTGAGCAGGAAAGGGAACAGGAAAGATTGCAAAAG GAAATAGAAGAACAGGAGAaaatgctgaaagagaagaaggtGATTACAGTGGAGCCCTCTGAATTGGTCAGTAGCAATGCGGCGGAGttagaatggagaaaaataagtGATTCTGGCTTGCTAGAAACAGTGCTGTCGCAAATGGATTCACTACATACTCCAAATAATTCTG GTTTTACGAATTCTACCCTACAACATAGCTTTGGTTCTGCAAATGAATCACCATTCTACCTCTGGGGATCATCGACTAGTGGCTTAACCAAAATCTCAGTAATAAGACCTTTTGGAAGGGCCAAAACTAGATGGTCTCAG GTTTTCAGTCCAGAAATCCAAACAAAATTCAACAAAATAAGTGCTGTGGCAAAAGGGTTTCTTACTCGTAGGCTTATGCAGACAGAGAAGCTGAAGCAACTTCGACAGACTGTGAAA gATACTATGGAATTTATAAGAAGCTTTCAGTCAGAAGCACCGTTGAAGAGAGGAATTGTTTCAGCACAAGATGCCTCTCTTCAGGAAAGAGTGTTAGCTCAG TTACGAGCTGCCCTATATGGTATTCATGACATATTCTTTGTAATGGATGCAGCTGAAAGAATGTCTATTCTACATCATGATCGAGAAGTTcgaaaagaaaaaatgctcaggCAAATG gatAAAATGAAAAGCCCACGAGTGGCTCTTTCAGCTGCCACACAGAAGTCTCTTGACAGGAAGAAGTACATGAA AGCTGCTGAAATGGGAATGCCAAATAAGAAAATTCTCGTTAAGCAAAATCCTTCTGAAGCAAG AGTCCTTCAGCCAAACCAAGGACAGAATGCACCTGTTCATAGGCTACTTAATAGACAAGG gAGTATATGCAGGAAAAATCCAAAGAAAGCGGCCAAATGTTGCGACAATTTAAGAAGACAACATTCACTAGGATAA